The proteins below come from a single Tissierella sp. MB52-C2 genomic window:
- the namA gene encoding NADPH dehydrogenase NamA, with the protein MKSLTSYKVKDMEVKNRIVMPPMCIYSSDEDGMVKDFHRVHYTSRAIGGVGLIIVEATGVVPNGRITSNDLGIWSDKHIEGLKSLVDGVKSYGSKIAIQLAHAGRKCESNDEYIVAPSAIPFSEKYRVPRELSKEEIKEIILAFRDAARRANEANFDSIEIHGAHGYLIHEFLSPITNKRTDEYGGSVENRTRFLKEILESVKEVWPKEKPILLRVSADDYIDGGIDKYEIVKIINEVKESIDMVHVSTGGLVSVKFDIFPGYQVSHSDIIRKECNIPTIAVGLIKEFDQIEEILYNNRADLVAIGRGLLRDPYFVLNMAYDNNLDIKYPRQYERGYF; encoded by the coding sequence TTGAAAAGTTTAACATCATATAAAGTTAAAGATATGGAAGTAAAAAACCGAATAGTAATGCCGCCAATGTGTATATATTCTTCTGATGAAGATGGCATGGTTAAGGACTTCCATAGAGTTCATTATACATCTAGAGCCATAGGTGGTGTAGGATTAATTATTGTTGAAGCTACTGGTGTAGTTCCCAATGGCAGAATAACTAGTAATGATCTAGGTATTTGGAGTGATAAACATATAGAGGGGTTAAAATCACTAGTAGATGGTGTAAAATCTTACGGCAGTAAAATAGCCATACAATTAGCCCACGCAGGAAGAAAGTGTGAGTCCAATGATGAGTATATAGTAGCACCTTCAGCCATTCCCTTTAGTGAAAAATATAGGGTCCCTCGTGAATTATCAAAGGAAGAAATCAAGGAAATAATTTTAGCCTTTAGAGATGCTGCAAGGCGTGCCAATGAGGCTAATTTTGATTCTATAGAGATTCATGGAGCCCATGGATATTTAATACATGAATTCTTATCTCCTATTACAAATAAGAGAACTGACGAATATGGTGGCAGCGTAGAAAATAGAACTAGATTCTTAAAGGAAATATTAGAATCTGTCAAAGAAGTATGGCCTAAAGAAAAGCCTATTCTTCTTAGGGTATCTGCGGATGATTATATTGATGGTGGAATTGACAAATACGAAATAGTTAAGATAATCAATGAAGTTAAAGAAAGCATAGACATGGTTCATGTAAGTACTGGTGGACTTGTTAGTGTTAAATTTGACATATTTCCAGGATATCAAGTGTCCCATTCAGATATTATAAGAAAAGAATGTAATATACCTACAATTGCAGTAGGACTTATTAAGGAATTCGACCAAATAGAAGAAATCCTTTATAATAATAGAGCTGATTTAGTAGCCATTGGCAGGGGACTTCTTCGTGATCCATATTTTGTGCTGAATATGGCCTATGATAATAATTTAGATATAAAATATCCCAGACAATATGAAAGAGGGTATTTTTAA
- a CDS encoding ECF transporter S component has translation MSKSLSLKEIVVMAMIAALLGVVFTVIDSVYQPISALLGPLGGTFIYGIYLISALLSMYIMRKPGAGLVGSLFTGLINLLMGSPYGIHIIVASTLQGVGVEAAMALSGYKKYNFLQMSIGAVLAMIFVTIRDYFIFGFASYENLVPVMLLVRVISSIIFGAGLTIAIGKGLKSTGALNGFKIAARSDS, from the coding sequence GTGAGTAAAAGTTTGAGTTTAAAAGAGATAGTCGTTATGGCAATGATAGCTGCATTATTAGGAGTAGTTTTTACTGTAATAGATAGTGTTTATCAGCCAATCAGTGCATTGTTAGGACCTTTAGGTGGAACGTTCATTTATGGAATTTATTTAATTTCTGCTCTTTTGTCTATGTATATTATGAGAAAACCCGGCGCAGGTCTTGTTGGTTCACTTTTTACAGGACTGATTAACTTGCTTATGGGAAGTCCATATGGCATTCATATAATTGTAGCCTCAACACTACAAGGTGTAGGTGTAGAAGCTGCTATGGCATTATCAGGATATAAGAAATATAATTTCTTACAAATGTCCATAGGAGCAGTATTGGCAATGATTTTTGTAACTATAAGAGATTATTTCATTTTTGGATTTGCTTCATATGAAAATCTAGTACCTGTAATGTTGTTAGTTAGGGTCATAAGCTCTATAATTTTTGGAGCAGGATTAACTATAGCCATAGGTAAGGGATTAAAATCTACAGGTGCATTAAATGGATTTAAAATTGCAGCAAGGAGTGACTCTTAA
- a CDS encoding DUF6036 family nucleotidyltransferase: MNLKEELEERIFDMEKVAQVFNIEPFDIYFLGGSACILGDYTERATRDFDFIDLDYPSKLGRVFVLLRDFDMLEYESTLISPKFRERAKRLDKFTYLNIYLLSVEDIIVSKIIRLEEKDLEDIDILINMANKELINQIIFEVLSRNDLYESKKEQFERQLVQFREKYNV; encoded by the coding sequence ATGAACTTGAAAGAAGAATTAGAAGAGCGAATTTTTGACATGGAAAAGGTTGCACAGGTTTTTAATATTGAACCCTTTGATATATATTTCCTAGGAGGATCTGCGTGTATACTAGGAGATTATACTGAAAGAGCCACTAGAGACTTTGATTTCATAGATTTAGATTATCCTTCTAAATTAGGTCGAGTTTTTGTACTATTAAGAGATTTTGATATGTTAGAATATGAAAGTACATTGATATCACCTAAATTTAGAGAAAGAGCTAAAAGGTTGGATAAATTTACATATTTAAATATTTATTTGCTATCAGTGGAAGATATAATTGTGAGTAAAATCATTAGGCTGGAGGAAAAAGATTTAGAGGATATTGATATACTTATTAATATGGCTAATAAGGAATTAATAAATCAAATAATATTCGAGGTTTTGTCTAGAAATGATTTATATGAATCAAAAAAAGAACAATTTGAAAGACAATTAGTACAGTTTAGGGAGAAATATAATGTATAG
- a CDS encoding DUF2975 domain-containing protein: MKKGSTLFLRIAVILIGVPIFLVCIFLIPKIGNYAASLYPDMTYIKYLISANLYATAVPFYFALYQAFELLNYIDKNKAFSELSVKALKNIKYCAIAISVLYAMNIPFFYLMAEIDDAPGIIVLGLVISFASMVIAVFSAVLQKLLNEAVEMKSINDLTI, encoded by the coding sequence ATGAAAAAGGGATCGACACTCTTTTTGAGAATCGCTGTTATCCTTATAGGGGTTCCTATTTTCCTTGTATGTATATTCTTGATACCAAAAATAGGGAACTATGCAGCAAGTCTATATCCAGATATGACTTATATAAAATACTTAATTTCGGCCAATTTATATGCTACAGCTGTACCTTTTTATTTTGCTCTATATCAAGCCTTTGAACTTTTAAACTATATTGACAAAAATAAGGCTTTCTCAGAGCTATCTGTAAAAGCCTTAAAAAATATAAAATACTGTGCAATTGCAATTAGTGTATTATATGCAATGAATATTCCCTTCTTTTATCTTATGGCAGAGATAGATGATGCTCCGGGAATTATAGTATTAGGCCTAGTGATTAGCTTTGCTTCTATGGTAATTGCAGTGTTTTCAGCAGTTCTTCAAAAACTTTTAAACGAGGCCGTAGAAATGAAGTCAATTAACGATTTAACCATATGA
- a CDS encoding histidine phosphatase family protein yields the protein MSKYLILYRHGMAEDKEKSTDDDLRSLSLRGKKLLKKSVSGFKTMLSNHKNIQIYSSPKLRARETAEMLSEELDLEDPIYLDFLGTGGSVRLLRDLVTDIEPDTAAIIVGQQPFLSLWSQELSGTFLRFKKGTAACFKLPDEGGEPKAELTWYLQTRELVKIDEK from the coding sequence ATGAGCAAATATCTTATACTCTACAGACACGGAATGGCAGAAGATAAGGAAAAATCTACAGATGATGATTTAAGGTCCCTTTCACTTAGAGGAAAAAAGTTACTAAAGAAAAGTGTATCTGGATTTAAAACAATGCTAAGTAATCATAAAAATATACAGATTTATTCTAGTCCAAAGCTAAGAGCAAGAGAAACAGCTGAAATGTTATCAGAAGAGCTAGATTTAGAAGATCCAATATACTTAGATTTTCTTGGAACTGGAGGTAGTGTTCGTTTACTTAGAGACCTTGTTACTGATATTGAACCTGACACTGCTGCAATTATAGTCGGCCAACAACCTTTCCTTTCACTTTGGAGCCAAGAACTTTCAGGAACTTTCCTTCGTTTTAAAAAAGGAACTGCAGCCTGCTTCAAACTTCCTGATGAAGGAGGAGAACCTAAGGCTGAGCTAACGTGGTATTTACAAACCCGTGAACTTGTAAAAATTGATGAAAAGTAA
- a CDS encoding leucine-rich repeat domain-containing protein: MKELDTDSLPMISGTNRGIKDLTGLEYAINLESIDLSENSISDLSPIKDLTKLKYIEVDRNDISDLTPLSNLKELEHLNIYNNAGIKDVKPISHSTKLKWIDMHFCNRKTEPVNVEELGTLVNLEFLSIDDNFVEDISFVKNLSKLSSFSCNNNHVLDLTEVDDLAARAYNDWSGDYFVNMYGQSLKEPVEVKVSSEGTTFEMDDPVTGNKKYKERVEKEEGVQVPVIQALEDVDFLEVRYNHDNNKIELIISENDTDEVRELEYEISAEYGMYNLKIIFNITQEAKK, from the coding sequence TTGAAGGAACTAGATACCGACTCATTACCAATGATAAGTGGAACTAATAGGGGAATTAAAGATCTAACAGGACTTGAATATGCCATAAACTTAGAGTCTATAGATTTAAGTGAAAATAGTATTAGTGATTTATCACCTATCAAAGATTTAACTAAACTTAAATATATTGAAGTAGATAGAAATGATATATCTGATTTAACACCATTATCAAATCTGAAAGAACTTGAGCATCTTAATATTTATAATAATGCTGGTATTAAAGATGTAAAACCAATATCCCATTCAACAAAGTTAAAATGGATTGATATGCATTTTTGTAATAGAAAAACAGAACCTGTAAATGTTGAAGAGTTAGGCACTCTAGTTAATTTAGAGTTTTTAAGTATCGATGATAATTTTGTTGAAGATATAAGTTTTGTTAAGAATCTATCTAAACTATCAAGTTTTAGCTGTAATAATAATCATGTGCTAGATTTAACTGAGGTAGATGATTTAGCTGCTAGGGCTTATAATGACTGGTCTGGTGATTATTTTGTTAATATGTACGGTCAATCCCTTAAGGAACCAGTAGAAGTCAAAGTATCAAGTGAAGGTACAACTTTTGAAATGGATGATCCTGTAACAGGAAATAAAAAATATAAGGAGAGGGTAGAAAAAGAAGAAGGTGTACAAGTTCCAGTAATACAAGCTCTCGAAGATGTTGATTTTTTAGAAGTAAGATATAACCATGATAATAATAAAATAGAGCTTATTATATCTGAGAATGATACAGATGAAGTAAGGGAATTAGAGTACGAAATTTCTGCTGAATATGGAATGTATAATTTAAAAATAATATTCAATATTACTCAGGAAGCTAAAAAATAG
- a CDS encoding aminopeptidase has translation MKSHEALLNDYAKLCVKVGINIQKGQPLVINAPIEGIGFVRLLAKNAYELGASEVHVNWNDEVLTKLKFENAPMEIFENFPKWYADGMEDYAEKGAGFLSISAQDPELLKEIDPKKISASNKSSSIALKEFRKYTMNDINPWCVVSIPTKSWAKRVFPNVGEEEAVEKLWAAIFDATRMNLENPVEAWEGHMSNLKEKVDFLNNKKLKSLHYQSSNGTDLIVELPEGHIWAGGGAIDSKDIYFAPNIPTEEVFTMPLKTGVNGVVYSTKPLNYGGKLIDDFKLTFKDGMVIDYDAKVGRDVLKDLFDIDEGAKHLGEVALVPFSSPISKSNIVFMNTLFDENASCHFAFGKAYPTNIVGGENMTDEELEKHGVNNSLTHVDFMIGSEDMSIIGETTDGEKLQVFENGNWAF, from the coding sequence TTGAAAAGTCATGAAGCTTTATTAAATGATTATGCAAAATTATGTGTTAAAGTAGGTATCAATATTCAAAAAGGTCAACCCCTAGTAATCAATGCCCCTATTGAAGGTATTGGATTTGTCAGACTTCTTGCTAAAAATGCATATGAACTTGGTGCCAGTGAAGTTCATGTAAATTGGAATGATGAAGTCCTTACGAAATTAAAGTTTGAAAATGCTCCTATGGAGATATTTGAAAATTTCCCAAAATGGTATGCTGATGGAATGGAAGATTATGCCGAGAAGGGTGCAGGTTTCCTTTCAATTTCAGCCCAAGATCCAGAGCTGCTTAAAGAAATTGATCCAAAGAAAATATCTGCAAGCAATAAATCTTCATCTATTGCCTTAAAAGAATTTAGAAAATATACTATGAATGATATAAACCCTTGGTGTGTAGTATCTATTCCTACTAAATCATGGGCAAAAAGAGTATTCCCTAATGTAGGTGAAGAAGAAGCAGTTGAAAAACTATGGGCTGCCATATTTGATGCTACTCGTATGAACTTAGAAAACCCTGTTGAAGCTTGGGAAGGTCATATGTCTAATTTAAAAGAAAAGGTTGATTTCTTAAACAATAAAAAATTAAAATCTTTACACTATCAATCATCTAATGGAACAGATTTAATAGTAGAATTGCCAGAAGGACATATATGGGCAGGTGGCGGAGCTATTGACTCCAAAGATATTTATTTTGCACCTAATATTCCTACTGAAGAAGTATTTACTATGCCACTAAAAACAGGAGTGAATGGCGTAGTATACAGCACAAAACCTCTAAATTATGGTGGAAAATTAATAGATGATTTTAAACTTACTTTTAAAGATGGAATGGTTATAGATTATGATGCTAAAGTTGGTCGTGATGTATTAAAGGATTTATTTGATATAGATGAAGGTGCAAAACACCTTGGAGAAGTAGCTTTAGTTCCTTTTAGTTCCCCTATTTCTAAATCAAATATAGTCTTTATGAATACACTATTTGATGAAAACGCATCTTGTCACTTTGCCTTTGGTAAAGCTTATCCTACTAATATAGTTGGTGGAGAAAATATGACAGATGAAGAATTAGAAAAACATGGAGTAAATAACTCCCTTACTCACGTAGACTTTATGATTGGTTCAGAAGATATGTCAATTATAGGTGAAACTACAGATGGAGAAAAATTACAAGTATTTGAAAATGGTAATTGGGCATTTTAA
- a CDS encoding energy-coupling factor transporter transmembrane component T, with the protein MIKDNYFIDKMNPFLKIIILIIITLIGSLDFMPFASTVLIVSGFIIASLFSSLSFKELANSVKTFIIMSVGFMTVISITRLLSQQDLQLLTVIGLGFRIILISVYSSIFVKTTDPSEFVMVLIKYFKISARFGYAFLTAYRFLPTFKQEMEIIKHAHQVRGVSESKNPLVKIWESQRYIIPMMATAVRKGIRISMAMETRAFGKSETRTYYRKVIMNRKEIIISAMYIIYIMAIVLLLYFNGLTKFNLIYVD; encoded by the coding sequence ATGATTAAGGATAATTATTTTATAGATAAGATGAATCCCTTTTTAAAGATTATAATACTTATAATCATTACCTTAATAGGTTCCTTGGATTTTATGCCCTTTGCTTCAACTGTACTTATAGTAAGCGGGTTTATTATAGCAAGTTTATTCAGCAGCTTGAGCTTTAAGGAGTTGGCAAATTCAGTTAAAACCTTTATTATCATGTCTGTAGGATTTATGACTGTAATAAGTATTACCAGACTTCTTAGTCAGCAGGATCTGCAGCTGCTTACTGTAATCGGTTTAGGATTTAGGATAATCCTTATTAGTGTGTATTCTTCTATATTTGTAAAAACAACTGATCCTTCAGAGTTTGTTATGGTTCTTATTAAATACTTTAAAATATCAGCTAGATTTGGATATGCATTTTTGACCGCATATAGATTTTTACCTACCTTCAAGCAAGAAATGGAGATAATAAAACATGCTCATCAGGTTAGGGGAGTTAGTGAAAGCAAAAACCCTTTGGTCAAAATATGGGAATCCCAGAGATATATTATACCTATGATGGCAACAGCTGTAAGAAAAGGAATAAGGATTTCTATGGCAATGGAGACACGTGCCTTTGGGAAAAGTGAGACTAGAACATATTATAGAAAAGTTATTATGAATAGGAAAGAGATAATTATTTCAGCTATGTATATCATTTATATAATGGCTATAGTACTATTACTATATTTCAATGGACTTACAAAATTTAATCTTATTTATGTGGATTAA
- a CDS encoding DUF169 domain-containing protein yields the protein MPFKHEKLSYGFPQDPFDTGMIRELCEDLNCALDLSRKPVGIKLCFTEEEYNNIDWVEPNGSFAYCVAVEKATRGRKLKVRLEHLNCDGGTTALYLEESTSRIESGAEYFSYNLYQTPAAARRVREGVPGLYRTGAKTYGLIVGPLEEFEITPDIIIMLVNPYQCMRIQQGYVYHEGNRIENSGASMQAICAEATVYPYLTGKLNTTPLCPSTRFLAKWKDEEMAVGIPYEKFKNIVEGVIATINTTDIQRKKEQIVKRFAEKNKNITF from the coding sequence TTGCCTTTTAAACACGAAAAATTATCCTATGGATTTCCGCAGGATCCTTTTGATACTGGTATGATAAGAGAATTATGTGAAGATTTAAATTGTGCTTTGGATTTAAGCAGAAAGCCTGTAGGAATAAAACTTTGCTTTACGGAAGAAGAATATAATAATATAGACTGGGTAGAGCCTAATGGATCATTTGCATATTGTGTGGCAGTTGAAAAAGCTACAAGAGGGAGAAAGCTTAAAGTAAGACTTGAGCATTTAAACTGTGATGGGGGTACAACAGCATTATATTTAGAGGAATCTACAAGTCGTATAGAATCAGGAGCAGAATATTTTTCCTATAATTTGTATCAAACTCCTGCAGCAGCAAGACGTGTAAGGGAAGGGGTTCCGGGATTATACAGAACTGGAGCAAAAACTTATGGCTTAATTGTTGGACCATTAGAAGAATTTGAGATAACTCCAGACATTATAATAATGCTGGTAAATCCCTACCAATGCATGAGAATTCAACAAGGATATGTATATCATGAAGGTAACAGGATAGAGAACAGCGGTGCATCGATGCAAGCAATATGCGCTGAGGCTACGGTTTATCCATATTTGACAGGAAAATTGAATACAACTCCACTTTGTCCTAGTACTAGGTTTTTAGCAAAATGGAAAGATGAGGAAATGGCTGTTGGAATCCCATACGAAAAGTTTAAAAATATAGTAGAGGGAGTAATAGCAACTATAAACACGACAGATATTCAGAGAAAAAAAGAACAAATAGTAAAAAGGTTTGCAGAAAAAAACAAAAATATTACTTTTTAG
- a CDS encoding FAD-binding protein, with protein MYDIAIIGSGPAGANLARLIGNKYKVLLIDKRNLENENSKKISHKCCGGLLAPDAQKMLVKLGLGIPKDILADPQLFAVRTIDMNNNLDNLYQKFYFNMDREKFDRWLISMIPSSVDKIFDSCFKGFNEISEGYEIKYIHNQQEISAKTKIIIGADGASSRIRNLISKNIHMPERYIAIQECHKSPGPAHNFTAIFDEEITDFYSWIIPKNNYLLLGAALRPRNNTAEKYNLLKAKLKNLGFDFSNSINRESAYIYRPKKISQFYLGADNIALIGEAAGAISPSSAEGISYALKTSLYLAESLEKGIDGFLNRYENKANNIKFNLMAKNLKSPAMYNPYIRRLAIKSGLFSIK; from the coding sequence ATGTATGATATTGCTATTATAGGTTCAGGTCCTGCTGGGGCAAACCTTGCACGATTAATAGGAAATAAATATAAAGTTTTATTAATAGATAAAAGGAATTTAGAAAATGAAAATTCCAAAAAAATCTCCCATAAATGTTGTGGAGGTCTATTAGCACCAGATGCTCAAAAGATGCTTGTAAAATTAGGTTTAGGAATACCTAAAGATATATTAGCTGATCCTCAGCTTTTTGCTGTAAGGACTATTGATATGAATAACAATTTAGATAACTTATATCAAAAATTCTATTTCAATATGGATAGAGAAAAGTTCGATAGATGGTTAATTTCCATGATTCCATCTAGTGTTGATAAAATATTTGACTCATGTTTCAAAGGGTTTAATGAAATATCAGAAGGCTATGAAATTAAATATATCCATAATCAACAAGAAATCTCAGCAAAAACAAAGATTATCATAGGTGCAGACGGTGCTTCTTCAAGAATAAGAAATTTAATAAGTAAAAATATTCATATGCCTGAAAGATATATAGCAATTCAAGAATGTCATAAATCTCCTGGCCCTGCACATAATTTTACAGCCATATTCGATGAAGAAATAACGGATTTCTACTCTTGGATAATACCAAAGAATAATTATCTATTACTAGGAGCTGCCCTTAGACCTAGAAATAATACTGCAGAAAAGTACAATCTATTAAAAGCAAAATTAAAAAATCTAGGTTTTGATTTTAGTAATAGTATAAATAGAGAAAGTGCATATATTTACAGACCAAAAAAAATATCACAGTTTTATCTTGGAGCGGATAATATAGCCCTTATTGGAGAAGCTGCTGGGGCCATTAGTCCTAGTTCTGCAGAAGGAATCAGCTATGCACTGAAAACTTCTCTATATCTAGCTGAAAGCCTTGAAAAAGGTATTGACGGATTTCTAAATAGGTATGAAAATAAAGCAAATAATATTAAATTTAATCTAATGGCTAAAAATTTAAAATCTCCAGCTATGTATAATCCTTACATTAGACGACTAGCCATAAAATCAGGCTTATTTAGTATAAAGTAA
- a CDS encoding helix-turn-helix transcriptional regulator yields MAIIINIDVMLAKRKMSVTELSEKVGITMANISILKNGKAKAIRLSTLEAICKALECQPGDILEYKSDI; encoded by the coding sequence ATGGCAATTATAATTAATATTGATGTAATGTTAGCTAAAAGAAAAATGAGTGTAACAGAACTTTCAGAGAAAGTTGGAATAACAATGGCTAATATTTCCATATTGAAGAATGGAAAAGCAAAAGCCATTAGATTATCAACTTTAGAGGCCATATGCAAGGCCTTAGAATGTCAGCCCGGAGATATTCTTGAATATAAAAGTGATATTTAA
- a CDS encoding energy-coupling factor transporter ATPase, which yields MLHIRNLSLAFPEKGKVFDNLNFSIKKNRITLLSGDSGCGKSSLLMCIARVIPRTIEGTITGEIIYNGLNIEEKGVEAISGNIGYMFQDPDSQLCTFTVEDEIAFGLENININPDEMDGIIDNVLELTGIKHLRKRKLNELSGGEKQKVALSSILAIDPELILMDEPTANLDPVSTQETIELIRKLRKDMGKTILIVEHKVKEFQDIIDEVIHLDEKGASIIDKDIFLESYAKKSKLPERNKRENSEESILEVSKISFSYNNSIRVLDDISICLYKNEIAAIVGPNGAGKSTLTKILMGLIRPEKGQILINGVDINKMTPLDIGGNMGLIFQNPEHQFIKMTVEKEMALSLELRGENQKDIDSKVKHYLELFELSEHKDMNPFSLSQGQKRRLSTACMLINGQPILILDEPTYGQDRENLQKLLKLLYEINNKGISILMITHDMELVESSCDRYIFLSRGKIRDSGRVLGGFEKNLEMEKNYD from the coding sequence GTGCTCCATATAAGAAATTTAAGCCTTGCCTTTCCAGAGAAAGGCAAGGTTTTTGATAATCTAAACTTTAGTATTAAAAAAAATAGAATTACACTTTTAAGTGGAGACAGCGGTTGTGGAAAAAGTTCCTTATTGATGTGCATCGCTAGGGTTATACCAAGAACCATAGAGGGAACTATTACTGGAGAAATCATATATAATGGACTTAATATTGAAGAGAAAGGGGTAGAGGCTATTTCAGGAAACATAGGATATATGTTTCAAGACCCTGACAGTCAATTATGTACATTTACAGTAGAGGATGAGATTGCCTTTGGTTTAGAAAATATCAATATAAATCCTGATGAAATGGACGGAATTATTGACAATGTATTAGAGCTTACTGGAATAAAACATTTGAGGAAAAGAAAATTAAATGAACTATCTGGAGGAGAAAAGCAGAAGGTGGCGCTTTCTTCAATTTTAGCCATCGATCCAGAATTGATATTGATGGACGAGCCTACTGCAAACTTAGACCCAGTATCCACTCAAGAGACTATAGAGCTTATAAGAAAACTAAGAAAAGATATGGGAAAGACCATATTGATAGTAGAACATAAAGTAAAAGAATTTCAAGATATTATTGATGAGGTTATACATTTAGATGAAAAGGGAGCATCAATAATAGATAAGGATATATTTTTGGAGTCTTATGCAAAAAAGTCGAAACTTCCTGAAAGAAATAAAAGAGAGAACAGTGAAGAATCTATCCTTGAGGTATCTAAAATATCCTTTTCTTATAATAATAGCATAAGAGTATTAGATGATATAAGTATATGTCTTTATAAAAATGAGATTGCAGCAATAGTAGGACCCAATGGCGCAGGAAAGTCTACTTTGACAAAGATACTTATGGGGCTTATTAGACCGGAGAAGGGACAGATACTCATAAATGGAGTAGATATTAATAAAATGACACCATTGGATATAGGCGGAAATATGGGATTGATATTTCAAAACCCAGAGCATCAATTTATTAAGATGACAGTGGAAAAAGAGATGGCATTAAGCTTGGAATTGAGAGGAGAAAATCAAAAGGATATAGATTCTAAAGTAAAGCACTACTTAGAACTATTTGAGCTTTCAGAACATAAGGACATGAACCCCTTTTCTCTTAGTCAGGGACAAAAGAGAAGACTTAGTACAGCCTGTATGCTTATAAACGGACAGCCTATCTTAATTCTTGATGAGCCTACTTATGGGCAGGATAGAGAAAATCTACAGAAACTCCTTAAGCTGTTATATGAAATAAATAATAAAGGTATATCCATTTTAATGATTACCCATGACATGGAATTGGTAGAAAGTAGTTGCGACAGATATATATTTTTATCACGGGGGAAAATTAGAGATTCTGGAAGGGTCTTAGGAGGATTTGAAAAGAATTTAGAAATGGAGAAAAACTATGATTAA